From a single Balearica regulorum gibbericeps isolate bBalReg1 chromosome 11, bBalReg1.pri, whole genome shotgun sequence genomic region:
- the LOC104632644 gene encoding actin-binding protein WASF3-like isoform X1: MPLVKRNIEPRHLCRGALPEGVTSELECVTNSTLAAIIKQLGSLSRHAEDIFGELFNEANSFYMRMNSLQERVDLLVIKVTQLDSTVEEVSLQDINMRKAFKSSTVQNQQVVSRNSIPNPVMEMYQRCDKPPPLNILTPYRDDKKDGLKFYTDPSYFFNLWKEKMLQATEDKRKEKRRQKEQRLVEDSTREVKKVRKARNRRLEWNMMAYDKEFRPDNRFSPSPYHMASSEGSLSPDNRSYASDAADHSYPASPNHPAQLLAPASHLAPAEHKEGVLPAAPPQEHVYRPAPAAGSRQNSLNRLQQPHAPQPPEAILNGPRPHLVKDYGPQPVPMAEYFVPPAPPPPPPVIPSAQTAFDSPISAPPALAPGSAAPASYAPSPPPAPPGPYSASPPQAGPMGPPVAPPPPPPGPPAITASPAHSASPPAPAVEPRKPQIPLMPMSDARSDLLAAIRRGIQLRKVQEQWEQEAKKEPVGNDVATILSRRIAVEYSESDDDSELDDNEWSD; the protein is encoded by the exons ATGCCGCTGGTGAAGAGGAATATCGAGCCCCGGCACCTGTGCCGGGGGGCTCTTCCCGAGGGGGTGACGAGTGAGCTGGAGTGTGTCACCAACAGCACGCTGGCTGCCATCATCAAGCAGCTGGGCAGCCTCA GCAGGCACGCGGAGGACATCTTTGGCGAGCTGTTCAATGAAGCCAACAGTTTCTACATGCGGATGAACTCGCTGCAGGAGAGGGTGGACCTGCTGGTCATCAAGGTGACGCAGCTGGACTCCACCGTGGAGGAag TTTCGCTGCAAGACATCAACATGCGGAAAGCCTTCAAGAGCTCCACGGTGCAGAACCAGCAGGTTGTGTCTCGCAACTCCATCCCCAACCCGGTGATGGAGATGTACCAGCGCTGCGACAAGCCCCCGCCGCTCAACATCCTCACGCCCTACAG GGATGACAAAAAGGATGGCCTCAAGTTCTACACCGACCCCTCCTACTTCTTCAACttatggaaagagaaaatgttgcAGGCGACAGAAgataagagaaaggagaagcGCAGGCAGAAG GAGCAGCGGCTGGTGGAGGACTCCACCCGGGAGGTGAAGAAAGTGAGGAAAGCCCGCAACCGGCGCCTGGAGTGGAACATGATGGCATATGATAAAGAGTTCCGACCTGATAACAGGTTCTCACCATCCCCCTATCACATGGCGTCATCGGAAGGATCACTGTCCCCTGATAATAG ATCTTACGCGTCGGACGCAGCCGACCACTCGTACCCGGCGAGCCCCAACCACCCCGCGCAGCTGCTGGCCCCGGCGTCCCACCTGGCCCCGGCGGAGCACAAGGAGGGGGTGCtgccggccgcccccccccaggAGCACGTCTACCGCCCAGCGCCAGCGGCGGGCAGCCGGCAGAACAGCCTCAACCGCCTCCAGCAGCCCCACGCGCCGCAGCCCCCCGAGGCTATCCTCAACGGGCCGAGACCTCACTTAGTCAAGGATTACGG CCCGCAGCCAGTGCCGATGGCAGAGTACTTCgtgccgcccgccccgccgcccccaccGCCCGTCATCCCCTCTGCGCAGACCGCCTTCGACAGCCCCATCTCGGCTCCCCCCGCGCTGGCCCCCGGCTCAGCAGCGCCCGCCTCCTACGCGCCCTCGCCGCCTcccgctccccccggccccTACTCCGCTTCCCCACCGCAGGCCGGCCCCATGGGACCCCCGGTGGCACCCCCACCGCCGCCACCAGGGCCCCCCGCCATCACCGCCTCGCCGGCGCACTCGGCGTCGCCGCCGGCCCCCGCTGTGGAGCCCCGGAAGCCGCAGATCCCGCTGATGCCCATGAGCGATGCCCGGAGCGACCTGCTGGCAGCCATCCGCAGGG GAATCCAACTCCGGAAAGTTCAGGAGCAATGGGAACAAGAGGCCAAAAAAGAACCCGTGGGCAACGACGTGGCAACGATCCTGTCGCGCCGGATCGCCGTGGAGTACAGCGAGTCCGACGACGACTCCGAGCTGGACGATAACGAGTGGTCGGACTGA
- the LOC104632644 gene encoding actin-binding protein WASF3-like isoform X2 gives MPLVKRNIEPRHLCRGALPEGVTSELECVTNSTLAAIIKQLGSLSRHAEDIFGELFNEANSFYMRMNSLQERVDLLVIKVTQLDSTVEEVSLQDINMRKAFKSSTVQNQQVVSRNSIPNPVMEMYQRCDKPPPLNILTPYRDDKKDGLKFYTDPSYFFNLWKEKMLQATEDKRKEKRRQKEQRLVEDSTREVKKVRKARNRRLEWNMMAYDKEFRPDNRSYASDAADHSYPASPNHPAQLLAPASHLAPAEHKEGVLPAAPPQEHVYRPAPAAGSRQNSLNRLQQPHAPQPPEAILNGPRPHLVKDYGPQPVPMAEYFVPPAPPPPPPVIPSAQTAFDSPISAPPALAPGSAAPASYAPSPPPAPPGPYSASPPQAGPMGPPVAPPPPPPGPPAITASPAHSASPPAPAVEPRKPQIPLMPMSDARSDLLAAIRRGIQLRKVQEQWEQEAKKEPVGNDVATILSRRIAVEYSESDDDSELDDNEWSD, from the exons ATGCCGCTGGTGAAGAGGAATATCGAGCCCCGGCACCTGTGCCGGGGGGCTCTTCCCGAGGGGGTGACGAGTGAGCTGGAGTGTGTCACCAACAGCACGCTGGCTGCCATCATCAAGCAGCTGGGCAGCCTCA GCAGGCACGCGGAGGACATCTTTGGCGAGCTGTTCAATGAAGCCAACAGTTTCTACATGCGGATGAACTCGCTGCAGGAGAGGGTGGACCTGCTGGTCATCAAGGTGACGCAGCTGGACTCCACCGTGGAGGAag TTTCGCTGCAAGACATCAACATGCGGAAAGCCTTCAAGAGCTCCACGGTGCAGAACCAGCAGGTTGTGTCTCGCAACTCCATCCCCAACCCGGTGATGGAGATGTACCAGCGCTGCGACAAGCCCCCGCCGCTCAACATCCTCACGCCCTACAG GGATGACAAAAAGGATGGCCTCAAGTTCTACACCGACCCCTCCTACTTCTTCAACttatggaaagagaaaatgttgcAGGCGACAGAAgataagagaaaggagaagcGCAGGCAGAAG GAGCAGCGGCTGGTGGAGGACTCCACCCGGGAGGTGAAGAAAGTGAGGAAAGCCCGCAACCGGCGCCTGGAGTGGAACATGATGGCATATGATAAAGAGTTCCGACCTGATAACAG ATCTTACGCGTCGGACGCAGCCGACCACTCGTACCCGGCGAGCCCCAACCACCCCGCGCAGCTGCTGGCCCCGGCGTCCCACCTGGCCCCGGCGGAGCACAAGGAGGGGGTGCtgccggccgcccccccccaggAGCACGTCTACCGCCCAGCGCCAGCGGCGGGCAGCCGGCAGAACAGCCTCAACCGCCTCCAGCAGCCCCACGCGCCGCAGCCCCCCGAGGCTATCCTCAACGGGCCGAGACCTCACTTAGTCAAGGATTACGG CCCGCAGCCAGTGCCGATGGCAGAGTACTTCgtgccgcccgccccgccgcccccaccGCCCGTCATCCCCTCTGCGCAGACCGCCTTCGACAGCCCCATCTCGGCTCCCCCCGCGCTGGCCCCCGGCTCAGCAGCGCCCGCCTCCTACGCGCCCTCGCCGCCTcccgctccccccggccccTACTCCGCTTCCCCACCGCAGGCCGGCCCCATGGGACCCCCGGTGGCACCCCCACCGCCGCCACCAGGGCCCCCCGCCATCACCGCCTCGCCGGCGCACTCGGCGTCGCCGCCGGCCCCCGCTGTGGAGCCCCGGAAGCCGCAGATCCCGCTGATGCCCATGAGCGATGCCCGGAGCGACCTGCTGGCAGCCATCCGCAGGG GAATCCAACTCCGGAAAGTTCAGGAGCAATGGGAACAAGAGGCCAAAAAAGAACCCGTGGGCAACGACGTGGCAACGATCCTGTCGCGCCGGATCGCCGTGGAGTACAGCGAGTCCGACGACGACTCCGAGCTGGACGATAACGAGTGGTCGGACTGA